ATCGCTCCAGGGACTATCTCGGCCTTTCTTTCAAACAAGCCTTTAACTGCCTCTTCCGCTACCACGGCAGGCTTCATATTATACTTTTCGGTAAGATGGCTCAGCGCCTGCATTCCAGCTCTATTGGCAAAACCGGTTGCCACAGGGCCCGGCGATAAACAACTCACATACACCCGATGTTTCTTAAGTTCCTGCCGAATTGCACGCGTAAAGCTCAGCACATAGGCTTTTGAGGCGGCATAAACCGCTAAGCTAGGAACAGACTGGTAAGCCGCCGTACTGGCAACCTGAAGGATGTAGGCCTCTTTCTGCTGTTTAAGCTTGGGCAGTAAATAAGCCGTTAGTGCCGTTAGCGCTCCTATGTTTAATGCAATCATCTGTTGTTGCTCTGCCAGGGAAAGTTCTTCAAATCTTCCCCAAAGCCCAAAACCGGCATTATTAACCAACACACTAATCGGCACTTCTAGTTCATCGATCCATTGTTTTATCAAAACCGGAGAATCTGACAGAGAGAGATCCAGTGCATATACCTCGACGCTTATATGGTGGTCAATTTCCAACTCTTCCTTAAAAGATAGAAGAACATCTTTTGATCTTGAAACCAATAAGAGGTTGTATCCTTTTTTTGCCAAAATTTCGGCTATATATTTACCTATCCCTTGGCTTGCACCTGTTACTAAAGCGTATTCGTTCATTATACTTAGCTAATAAAACCTTTCACATACTCCTTGGTAAGATCCTCTTTTGGATTTAACAATACTTCTTCGGTAGGACCAAATTCGATTATCTGCCCCATGTATACAAAAATAATATAATCTGATACGCGGCGGGCCTGCCGAAGAATATGGGTAACCAGTACAATGGTATATTTACTTTTTAGATGAATAATCAAGTCTTCAATGATTTTAGTAGAAATCGGGTCTAAAGCTGAAGTGGATTCATCTCCGAGAATAATTTCTGGCTCTACGGCTAAGCCTCTAGC
This Olivibacter sp. SDN3 DNA region includes the following protein-coding sequences:
- a CDS encoding SDR family oxidoreductase; amino-acid sequence: MNEYALVTGASQGIGKYIAEILAKKGYNLLLVSRSKDVLLSFKEELEIDHHISVEVYALDLSLSDSPVLIKQWIDELEVPISVLVNNAGFGLWGRFEELSLAEQQQMIALNIGALTALTAYLLPKLKQQKEAYILQVASTAAYQSVPSLAVYAASKAYVLSFTRAIRQELKKHRVYVSCLSPGPVATGFANRAGMQALSHLTEKYNMKPAVVAEEAVKGLFERKAEIVPGAMNKLQLIGVKFFPKILVERIAANLYDK